The genomic stretch TTTGCTGATTTACCGAACGTACACCGTGGCGAATCGGGAATCCTCCTTCTGAATGATGTCGTTGCGACTATGGAAGCGGAAGTTATCGGTGAGTTGGATGCCGGGACCCATACATTATTCCTTGGGGAAGTTAAGGCTGGTGAAGTTCTGCAAAAGGCAGAGCCTATGACGTATGCCTACTATAGGGCAACGAAATAGAACTTCCGGGCAGCTCAGAGTGCATCCCTGATGAATGAAAAACTTATCTGGGTCGAGTAGCCTAGCATACATCCGCGACCTTCGGGCGTGATCTCCTGAAACCATTCTGGTTTCTTTATCGGAGAATCACGTGCTCAGGCGCTCCAGGGCTAGACTTCGAAGTCAGCAGTGAGTAATAGAAAGGGGGCACAGAGATGGAGCTTACTGAGGGTTACAACTGGAAGCAGTGCATACGGGAATTGGCGCACCAGTCCGGCTTTTCTGCGGTTGGCTTTACAAGTGGTGACCCCCTTGAAGGCTTAAAGGAATACCTAGAAGAGCGAAGTGAATTAGGGTATCAAATCTCCTTTGAGGATAAGGATCTCCAAAAAAGAGTTGATCCCAAAGCTCTTTGGCCTGTTTGTGAAACTGTAGTGGCCTTGGCTTATCCTTTGCCCTTATCAGCGAAGCCTCGAGAAGGAGAAGGTGTGCTTGCTCGATCAGCGGTGGGGGAGGATTATCATAGACTTGTGCGAAAGGGTTTAGACTCACTCGTCATCTCCATTACCGCAGCGGGTTGGCAAGGGCAACGACCATTGACCCAAGTGGATACAGGACCCGTAAATGAACGGGCTTTCGCAAAAAGGGCTGGGCTCGGCTGGGTCGGCAAGAATCAGCAATTGATTGTTCCTGGGGTCGGTTCCTTTGTTGCCTTAGCTTTATTATTTTTGGATCAGGCACTT from Desulfitobacterium dichloroeliminans LMG P-21439 encodes the following:
- the queG gene encoding tRNA epoxyqueuosine(34) reductase QueG translates to MELTEGYNWKQCIRELAHQSGFSAVGFTSGDPLEGLKEYLEERSELGYQISFEDKDLQKRVDPKALWPVCETVVALAYPLPLSAKPREGEGVLARSAVGEDYHRLVRKGLDSLVISITAAGWQGQRPLTQVDTGPVNERAFAKRAGLGWVGKNQQLIVPGVGSFVALALLFLDQALPPDNPIQSQCGECTRCVQACPAQILGQVHFQANQCISYLTQSKECLTEPQQNYLGNRIFGCDTCQEACPYNRNRLDKEDELEKEGEGLEGTRGVDLWETLNLTKSQFIRKWKNSAAGWRGKGILQRNAQLVLQNLNMIKR